A region from the Aegilops tauschii subsp. strangulata cultivar AL8/78 chromosome 5, Aet v6.0, whole genome shotgun sequence genome encodes:
- the LOC109772289 gene encoding F-box/FBD/LRR-repeat protein At3g26920 — MSRDGGSGDDNANPDLISRLPEEILDSILSLLPTTKGAAQTSVLFSRWRHLWRTAPLNLVIDQGPISQESKRITIVSKILAAHSGPARRLFFNQPGGICLRREFYAKFDSWFRSPSLNGLEELYLYGGDMLPCLLPSSALRFAPTLCIASIGHCDFALINDALALSFPRLKQLKLYHVSISEVTLHHLLAGCTMIQSLDLRWIHGPSSIRIISPTVRSIGISVCDYYDEKLVFPELVIEDAPCLERLIPHGLRGGPRTIRVIAAPKLAVLGYLSRLISELVIGTISVKEMIPIMFTTTVRTVKVLVLQSVGPNLDAIVSFLRCFPCMEKLYIQSRPRKDMTNVQQYDTLVDPIECLDLHLRAIVVNMYQGLGPDVNFAKFFVLNAKVLKVMKFGVYGSNCNEQWIADQHRELQLDSRASGDARFDFVRYNGECTFSNMKHTHDMWIADPFDSSLCKCCSPV, encoded by the exons ATGAGCAGAGATGGAGGCAGCGGTGACGATAATGCGAACCCCGACCTCATCAGCCGCCTTCCCGAAGAGATCCTCGACagcatcctctccctcctccctaCCACCAAGGGCGCCGCGCAGACATCTGTTCTATTTTCCAGGTGGCGCCACCTTTGGCGCACTGCCCCGCTCAACCTTGTCATCGACCAAGGCCCCATCAGCCAGGAGAGCAAGCGCATCACCATCGTCTCCAAGATCCTTGCCGCGCACTCTGGTCCTGCCCGCCGTCTCTTCTTCAACCAACCCGGTGGCATCTGCCTCCGCCGTGAGTTCTATGCCAAGTTCGACAGCTGGTTCCGGTCCCCTTCCCTCAATGGCCTTGAGGAGCTCTACTTGTATGGAGGCGACATGTTGCCGTGCCTGCTGCCATCATCCGCACTCCGCTTCGCACCAACGCTGTGCATCGCCAGCATCGGCCACTGCGATTTTGCCTTGATTAATGATGCCCTTGCACTTAGCTTCCCTCGGCTGAAGCAGCTCAAGCTCTATCATGTCTCCATCTCGGAGGTGACCCTCCACCACCTGCTTGCCGGCTGCACTATGATACAGAgccttgatcttcgatggatccATGGGCCCAGCAGCATCCGGATCATCTCGCCGACTGTCCGAAGTATTGGCATATCTGTTTGTGACTACTACGATGAAAAGCTTGTGTTCCCGGAACTTGTTATTGAGGATGCACCATGCCTTGAAAGATTGATCCCACATGGTTTAAGGGGTGGTCCAAGGACAATCAGGGTCATCGCGGCGCCAAAACTGGCAGTGTTGGGCTACCTGTCTAGGCTAatctccgaacttgttattggaacCATAAGTGTTAAG GAAATGATCCCTATCATGTTCACCACGACGGTACGCACAGTAAAGGTCTTGGTTCTACAATCTGTCGGCCCTAATCTGGATGCAATTGTCTCATTCCTTAGATGCTTTCCCTGCATGGAGAAGCTGTACATTCAG TCACGTCCTAGAAAGGACATGACAAATGTGCAGCAATATGACACACTTGTTGATCCTATCGAATGCCTTGACCTCCATCTCAGAGCAATCGTAGTGAACATGTATCAAGGCTTGGGGCCAGATGTTAACTTTGCAAAGTTCTTTGTTCTGAATGCAAAGGTGCTCAAGGTAATGAAATTTGGTGTGTATGGTAGTAACTGCAATGAGCAATGGATAGCTGATCAGCACAGAGAGCTACAACTGGATAGCAGGGCTTCTGGAGATGCTCGGTTTGATTTTGTGAGATATAATGGCGAGTGCACGTTTTCCAATATGAAGCACACGCATGATATGTGGATAGCTGACCCCTTTGATAGCTCACTGTGTAAATGTTGTTCACCAGTTTGA
- the LOC109772325 gene encoding uncharacterized protein: MVDSPAAREKVEEATSLPEEWLNLAILCKAFVSKAMNGLGTLATIWATVVLLGGFAVLIKKQDFWYVTIIAFVESIGVLGGYEDPTYQIFIRTPGLLIDALKSADKKEQQPSLWRRRIQHHQQQQQNQSRGTRRNRLQVRKHKHFEELTMSKRCLGVVILVVMRLVEIAAVAICIAVSFGRLKKQDYVDPKDRDAADHQNIRLSLNIFYGLVLAQSIIFIIMRLSPDSLLGFHIRVKYRLFGSSGREIMYRYLSDNYLEFITGNVRTTLKMNLITFAMKLVVSDSTVDDQLVGIRAMDRILRSVEYNSLALTRLRASLDADSLGRLVGVLGLVRTPDEKEMRGHAARVVLKLAPDIPVDTCPQAMSLISSSLVETASNMDVDLVWFGLRILDKLTDNQQNCRQAKGDLSDLLPKIIDLTNLNQRGRDRSISDSWIEQEIIPLLEREEDIPPTAIQMIDQQIIVGMSLKILSKLVAKPGDVGKGLREKASTYMNLLTDSGTILEHVGAAKVIACLALSEDQKQEIGGSPQIIRKLKECLLSKEPHVDITKVAAKLLLLEYTTRDQLNQIKSSLEEKNVLLQDPSFSVPTTAFIGALGRDQILPSWMQKQQIAVQDLDLDDLLSAEQESRCEAAAKALIVLTSGCEKNAAAVLQEIAEDEMKTIVGMLFQEDREEKRRRMLARLQERNLHPETSRVVKKIICAEGGGRTRSLHAKLLQNLRAHGVTANSTHHIPVIDGALPEVLKAIVDEVAKLERPACTSENLSHNDGPWVESGKVLESFIGLAFHICKGLDASGFAKTLEGANLTLDTLVMKLNKILELCKYPTTDFPSIRRSTLELMAWMVQKNSNYRDIFLQCGVYEQLKEVAKTAGRVERFELFHCGVGVGGKDISYILSLVSELKEQLELCPHFEQRSHYYGAHAGTLTVLVA, from the exons ATGGTGGATTCCCCCGCTGCTCGTGAGAAGGTGGAGGAGGCGACCTCGCTGCCAGAAGAATGGCTCAACCTCGCCATTCTCTGCAAGGCATTCGTTTCCAAGGCGATGAACGGCCTGGGGACGCTGGCGACCATCTGGGCGACTGTTGTCCTGCTCGGTGGATTCGCGGTCCTCATTAAAAAGCAGGACTTTTGGTACGTCACCATCATCGCTTTCGTCGAATCAATCGG GGTCCTGGGTGGTTACGAGGATCCCACATACCAAATTTTCATACGCACACCAGGATTGCTGATAGACGCTTTGAAGTCGGCAGATAAGAAGGAGCAACAACCCAGTTTGTGGAGAAGAAGAATCCAGcatcatcaacaacaacaacaaaaccaGTCTAGAGGCACGAGAAGAAACAGGCTGCAGGTTAGAAAACATAAACATTTTGAGGAGCTGACCATGTCCAAAAGATGCCTCGGGGTGGTCATCCTTGTGGTCATGCGGCTGGTCGAGATCGCCGCTGTTGCCATATGCATTGCCGTGTCCTTTGGGCGTCTCAAGAAGCAGGACTACGTGGACCCCAAGGACAGAGACGCGGCGGACCACCAGAACATCAGGCTGTCCCTGAACATCTTCTACGGGCTGGTGCTCGCGCAgagcatcatcttcatcatcatgcGGCTGAGCCCGGATTCGCTGTTAGGGTTCCACATCAGAGTCAAGTATAGATTATTTGGGTCGTCCGGCCGAGAAATAATGTACCGCTACCTGAGTGATAACTACCTAGAGTTCATCACTGGGAATGTGCGCACCACCctcaagatgaacctcatcaccTTCGCCATGAAGTTGGTGGTGTCTGACTCCACTGTGGATGACCAGTTGGTTGGGATCCGAGCCATGGACCGCATCCTCAGATCAGTGGAGTACAACAGCCTGGCCCTCACGAGGCTTCGAGCATCTCTCGACGCAGACTCTTTGGGGAGGCTGGTCGGGGTGCTAGGCTTGGTTAGGACACCAGACGAAAAGGAAATGAGAGGCCATGCTGCAAGAGTAGTTCTCAAACTAGCTCCAGACATTCCGGTCGACACTTGTCCTCAAGCCATGTCTCTCATCTCTTCTTCCCTGGTGGAGACGGCAAGCAACATGGATGTGGATCTCGTCTGGTTTGGCTTGCGCATCCTAGACAAGCTCACAGATAACCAACAGAACTGTCGGCAGGCCAAGGGCGACCTCAGTGATCTACTGCCCAAGATCATAGACCTCACCAACCTCAACCAGCGTGGGCGTGACAGAAGCATCTCCGACTCTTGGATTGAACAAGAGATTATTCCTCTGCTTGAAAGAGAAGAGGACATCCCTCCCACTGCCATACAGATGATTGACCAACAGATTATTGTTGGCATGTCGCTCAAAATCTTGAGCAAGCTGGTTGCCAAGCCTGGTGATGTTGGGAAGGGCCTCAGGGAAAAGGCCTCAACATATATGAACCTCCTGACCGACAGCGGGACAATCTTGGAGCACGTGGGAGCAGCAAAAGTCATAGCATGCTTAGCACTGAGTGAAGATCAAAAGCAAGAGATTGGGGGATCACCTCAGATCATAAGGAAGCTCAAGGAGTGTCTTCTCTCCAAGGAGCCACACGTAGATATCACCAAAGTGGCTGCCAAGTTATTGCTTCTTGAGTACACTACCAGGGATCAGCTGAACCAGATTAAGTCGTCCCTCGAGGAGAAGAATGTTCTGCTGCAAGATCCAAGCTTCTCTGTACCGACCACGGCCTTCATAGGAGCACTTGGCCGGGATCAAATTTTGCCATCATGGATGCAGAAGCAGCAGATCGCCGTGCAAGATCTTGATCTGGATGATCTACTTTCAGCGGAGCAGGAGAGCCGCTGTGAGGCGGCTGCCAAAGCACTAATTGTGCTAACTAGTGGATGTGAAAAAAATGCCGCGGCTGTCCTACAAGAGATCGCTGAGGATGAGATGAAGACAATAGTGGGGATGCTCTTCCAGGAGGACCGAGAGGAGAAAAGGAGGAGGATGCTGGCCCGCTTACAGGAACGCAATCTTCACCCTGAAACGTCGCGGGTAGTCAAGAAGATAATATGTgctgagggtggagggcgcacaaGAAGCCTGCATGCAAAGCTCCTACAGAATCTGCGTGCCCATGGAGTGACAGCAAATTCTACTCATCACATTCCAGTAATAGACGGAGCACTGCCAGAG GTGCTAAAAGCCATAGTTGATGAGGTGGCCAAGTTGGAGCGTCCAGCATGTACCAGTGAAAACTTATCTCAT AATGATGGCCCTTGGGTTGAATCGGGAAAGGTGCTTGAGAGTTTTATAGGCCTCGCATTCCATATTTGCAAAGGCCTGGATGCAAGTGGTTTTGCCAAAACACTAGAGGGTGCCAATCTTACTCTGGACACATTGGTCATGAAGCTTAACAAAATACTAGAATTGTGCAAGTATCCAACTACCGATTTTCCTAGCATAAGGCGATCTACACTAGAACTCATGGCCTGGATGGTACAAAAGAACAGCAACTACAGAGACATATTCCTACAATGTGGAGTGTATGAGCAGCTGAAAGAAGTGGCAAAGACTGCTGGAAGAGTTGAGAGATTTGAGCTGTTCCACTGCGGTGTTGGGGTTGGTGGTAAGGACATATCATACATCCTTTCTCTTGTGAGTGAATTAAAGGAACAGCTTGAGCTCTGCCCCCATTTCGAACAAAG ATCACACTACTACGGGGCACATGCAGGCACCTTAACTGTTTTGGTCGCCTAA